The proteins below are encoded in one region of Micromonospora yangpuensis:
- a CDS encoding lysylphosphatidylglycerol synthase transmembrane domain-containing protein — protein MNAPGGPGTAPATNAGGRDAGPTAEATNAPGGPGGRHRWRRVLRPVLTVAFVAAVVGGVTVALRGQQWSALGRLLRPETAGWLFAALVVTAVGLLCGTRAWTLTLAALGAPVPTGAGIRMFFVGFLGKFVPGRLWGLLAQLRLGEQAGVSRVRMAGTYLVNLVVVMLTGGAVGLLVAPAVLGTGLAWLLVPVALLAVLVVRPGVIDTLVALAARVTRRPPPATLTRPADVRRSIGYQSLSWVLSGVHLWVLAVLLGAEAGTALPVAVGAFALATTAGTLALFVPDGAGVREVIVVAALATVLPLPAAVTAAIASRVLTTLAEILTAGTALAAVALRERATRPATARLTPTPTTS, from the coding sequence ATGAACGCGCCGGGCGGGCCCGGCACGGCCCCGGCGACGAACGCGGGCGGACGCGACGCCGGCCCGACGGCGGAGGCGACGAACGCGCCGGGCGGACCGGGCGGCCGGCACCGCTGGCGGCGGGTGCTGCGGCCGGTGCTGACGGTGGCCTTCGTGGCGGCGGTGGTCGGCGGGGTCACGGTGGCCCTGCGCGGACAGCAGTGGTCGGCCCTGGGCCGGCTGCTGCGCCCGGAGACCGCCGGCTGGTTGTTCGCCGCGCTGGTGGTCACGGCGGTGGGGCTGCTCTGCGGCACCCGTGCCTGGACGCTGACCCTGGCGGCCCTCGGCGCTCCGGTGCCGACCGGGGCCGGGATCCGGATGTTCTTCGTCGGCTTCCTCGGCAAGTTCGTGCCCGGCCGGCTCTGGGGGCTGCTGGCCCAGCTGCGCCTCGGCGAGCAGGCCGGCGTCAGCCGGGTCCGGATGGCCGGCACGTACCTGGTGAACCTGGTCGTGGTGATGCTGACCGGCGGGGCGGTGGGGTTGCTGGTCGCGCCGGCCGTGCTCGGCACCGGGCTGGCCTGGCTGCTCGTCCCGGTCGCGCTGCTGGCGGTGCTGGTCGTCCGGCCCGGGGTGATCGACACCCTGGTCGCGCTGGCCGCCCGGGTGACCCGCCGGCCGCCCCCGGCCACGCTCACCCGGCCGGCCGACGTCCGGCGCTCGATCGGGTACCAGAGCCTGTCCTGGGTGCTCTCCGGCGTGCACCTGTGGGTCCTCGCGGTCCTGCTCGGCGCGGAGGCCGGGACCGCCCTGCCGGTGGCCGTCGGCGCGTTCGCCCTGGCCACCACCGCCGGCACGCTCGCCCTGTTCGTGCCGGACGGCGCCGGGGTCCGCGAGGTGATCGTGGTCGCCGCCCTGGCCACGGTGCTGCCGCTGCCGGCGGCGGTCACCGCGGCGATCGCCAGCCGGGTGCTCACCACCCTCGCCGAGATCCTCACCGCCGGCACGGCGCTGGCCGCCGTCGCCCTGCGGGAGCGGGCGACGCGGCCCGCGACCGCCCGACTCACCCCCACCCCCACCACCAGCTGA
- a CDS encoding response regulator: MSIPVRSQIRVCLADDHNLLRDGIREMLSTEPEFAVVGEASSGPEALAMVARLRPEVLLLDVEMPGPGARAVIRQARQVAPETRVIVLTMHDDPDMVHELLEAGAVAYLLKTILRDDLIAAVRSVVRRPSQSVLLAVSRETVERLDRQKPRTTGTPLTARELEVLRLIAEAMSNAQIASRLFITEATVKRHLTNIYAKLHAVSRVDAIRKATAARLIKPMDDHPTVF, encoded by the coding sequence GTGAGCATTCCCGTACGGTCGCAGATCAGGGTGTGCCTGGCCGACGACCACAACCTGTTGCGTGACGGCATCCGCGAGATGCTCTCCACCGAGCCGGAGTTCGCGGTGGTGGGCGAGGCGTCGTCCGGCCCCGAGGCGCTGGCCATGGTGGCCCGGCTGCGCCCCGAGGTGCTGCTGCTCGACGTGGAGATGCCCGGTCCGGGTGCACGGGCCGTCATCCGCCAGGCCCGGCAGGTGGCGCCGGAGACCCGGGTGATCGTGCTGACGATGCACGACGACCCGGACATGGTGCACGAGTTGCTGGAGGCCGGCGCGGTCGCGTACCTGCTCAAGACGATCCTGCGGGACGACCTGATCGCCGCGGTCCGGTCGGTGGTCCGCCGGCCCAGCCAGAGCGTCCTGCTGGCGGTCTCTCGGGAGACCGTGGAACGGCTGGACCGGCAGAAGCCGCGCACCACGGGCACCCCGCTGACCGCCCGGGAGCTGGAGGTGCTCCGGCTCATCGCGGAGGCGATGAGCAACGCGCAGATCGCCAGCCGGTTGTTCATCACCGAGGCGACCGTCAAGCGGCACCTGACCAACATCTACGCCAAGCTGCACGCCGTGTCCCGGGTGGACGCCATCCGTAAGGCCACGGCCGCCCGGCTGATCAAGCCGATGGACGACCATCCCACCGTCTTCTGA
- a CDS encoding AfsR/SARP family transcriptional regulator, producing MSYHAESSTAELFGGFQITIHGNPVTNWRAGRSRALVQYLLLHVGRPVSRDTLREALWPHLPPSAGTTSVKAAVHGARRALGGPAGRPTPVQICSVDGGYLLRADELRIDVTTFGRWIANAEAAVAAGNHAAAAEHFHRAVAVYQGPLLPTQDAQWVVTEREWCRTRALQALRYLSDLALTTGDWWTAIHWNRRAIDVDPYDPVAFAVLTDCHHRLGLTSQALRWDDLARGRLAEV from the coding sequence ATGTCGTACCACGCAGAATCGTCGACCGCCGAACTGTTCGGCGGCTTCCAGATCACCATTCATGGCAATCCCGTGACGAACTGGCGGGCCGGTCGGTCCCGGGCACTGGTGCAGTACCTGCTGCTGCACGTCGGGCGGCCGGTCAGCCGGGACACGCTGCGTGAGGCACTCTGGCCGCACCTGCCGCCGTCGGCGGGTACCACCTCGGTGAAGGCCGCGGTGCACGGCGCGCGGCGGGCGCTCGGCGGCCCGGCCGGCCGACCGACGCCGGTGCAGATCTGCTCGGTCGACGGTGGCTACCTGCTGCGCGCCGACGAGCTGCGGATCGACGTCACCACGTTCGGCAGGTGGATCGCCAACGCCGAGGCCGCCGTCGCCGCCGGCAACCACGCCGCGGCCGCCGAGCACTTCCATCGCGCGGTGGCGGTCTACCAGGGCCCCCTGCTGCCCACGCAGGACGCCCAGTGGGTGGTGACGGAACGGGAGTGGTGCCGGACCCGGGCCCTGCAGGCGCTGCGGTACCTCAGCGACCTGGCCCTGACCACCGGCGACTGGTGGACGGCGATCCACTGGAACCGTCGGGCGATCGACGTCGACCCCTACGACCCGGTGGCCTTCGCCGTGCTTACCGACTGCCACCACCGGCTCGGTCTCACCTCGCAGGCGCTGCGCTGGGACGACCTTGCCCGGGGCCGGCTGGCGGAGGTGTGA
- a CDS encoding AMP-binding protein, whose amino-acid sequence MFGREELRYVQLVATEAREFAVWPIGRRPPRGWRVVPFAGTLAACGRHVAELHHAAATRSGGGQAPQSAGHELVGLLAKAAGEQPDAVALSAGALRMTYRQLWEHVEELAARLGEAGVGPGGRVAVVGRPPADLVVVVVAVLVAGATCVLAEGGSPEATGEAVRAVRPDLVLAPAGTPCVPPWWPEARCHWSGPTGSTWHAWGTTEQAAGTGGRVATPASAPVTGGAPAEAALVVSASPDGTGVVWRGQQLAWLAGGCGLPRLGCGDRLLPLAPLDATTTLVVALRALLTGAELALPADGDRSSATGPVPARWRLRVERADGSVDEIQVFGFAETTMLAATVDPATGELTPLPQTRGCVLDGHLASVPRGQVGELYLAGTPLAAGYLDRPELTMGRFLPDPSGAAPGSLMFRTGLLARQVAEQRFSLVGPASTGS is encoded by the coding sequence ATGTTCGGGCGAGAGGAGCTCCGCTACGTCCAACTCGTGGCCACCGAGGCCAGGGAGTTCGCGGTCTGGCCGATCGGTCGACGACCTCCCCGGGGCTGGCGGGTCGTCCCCTTCGCGGGCACCCTCGCCGCCTGTGGTCGCCACGTGGCGGAGCTGCACCACGCGGCGGCGACGCGCAGCGGTGGTGGGCAGGCACCGCAGTCGGCCGGCCACGAGCTGGTCGGGCTGTTGGCCAAGGCCGCCGGGGAGCAGCCGGATGCCGTCGCGCTCTCCGCAGGAGCACTGCGGATGACCTACCGCCAGCTCTGGGAGCACGTCGAGGAGCTGGCCGCACGCCTCGGCGAGGCCGGCGTCGGCCCGGGTGGACGGGTAGCCGTCGTCGGGCGACCGCCCGCGGACCTGGTCGTCGTCGTGGTCGCGGTACTGGTCGCCGGGGCCACCTGTGTGCTGGCCGAAGGCGGGTCGCCGGAGGCCACCGGCGAGGCGGTGCGGGCCGTCCGGCCCGACCTGGTGCTGGCCCCGGCCGGTACGCCCTGCGTGCCGCCCTGGTGGCCGGAGGCCCGCTGCCACTGGTCGGGCCCGACCGGGAGCACCTGGCACGCCTGGGGCACCACGGAGCAGGCCGCCGGGACCGGTGGGAGGGTGGCCACCCCGGCGAGCGCACCGGTGACCGGCGGGGCCCCGGCGGAGGCGGCCCTGGTCGTGTCGGCCTCGCCGGACGGCACCGGGGTGGTGTGGCGCGGCCAGCAACTCGCCTGGCTCGCCGGCGGCTGCGGGCTGCCCCGGCTGGGTTGCGGCGACCGGCTCCTGCCGTTGGCGCCGCTGGATGCGACGACGACCCTGGTGGTGGCGTTGCGCGCGTTGCTCACCGGGGCGGAGCTGGCGTTGCCCGCCGACGGCGACCGGTCGTCGGCCACCGGGCCGGTCCCGGCCCGGTGGCGGTTGCGCGTCGAACGGGCCGACGGATCGGTCGACGAGATCCAGGTGTTCGGCTTCGCCGAGACCACGATGCTGGCTGCGACCGTGGACCCGGCGACCGGTGAGCTGACGCCGTTGCCGCAGACCCGGGGGTGCGTGCTGGACGGGCACCTCGCGTCGGTCCCCCGGGGACAGGTCGGTGAGCTGTACCTCGCGGGCACCCCGCTGGCCGCCGGCTACCTGGACCGGCCCGAGCTGACCATGGGCCGGTTCCTGCCCGACCCGTCCGGCGCGGCGCCGGGCAGCCTCATGTTCCGCACCGGGTTGCTGGCCCGGCAGGTGGCGGAGCAGCGGTTCAGCCTGGTCGGACCGGCCAGCACCGGGAGCTGA
- a CDS encoding DUF1178 family protein codes for MTTTQLRPAVTTAPGPVRPVDARPSVAASGTGLAPPEPATSPTPPRSLPTRWRAGLRRARRFLLSTADDCPPMLLRLTQRN; via the coding sequence GTGACCACTACCCAACTGCGACCCGCGGTTACCACCGCACCCGGGCCGGTCCGGCCCGTCGACGCCCGGCCTTCGGTGGCGGCGTCGGGGACCGGGCTCGCCCCGCCGGAGCCGGCCACGTCACCGACCCCACCCCGGTCGCTGCCCACCCGGTGGCGCGCGGGCCTGCGGCGGGCCCGGCGGTTCCTGCTGAGCACCGCCGACGACTGCCCGCCGATGCTGCTGCGCCTCACCCAACGCAACTGA
- a CDS encoding aspartate aminotransferase family protein — protein MTSFGFGRELADHAQGAYIHTRDGRAILDFTGGVGVLSHGHNHPRILAARQRFQARQRMEVHKTYFSPYLAALSHNLAEVLPGDLDMSFLPNSGAEAVEGAVKLAYKYHGGRRNTILRSDISFHGKLLGSGSLTGSAQNHFAFPGIPGVVSFGYDDLASVRAAVDASRDRRGRSDVYALLIEPFSASTMRWCSEEFLRGVRELCTREEIVLIFDEIYTGWGKTGSMFYFMRYPGLIPDVVTTSKSFGGGKSSISAYVARRPIFHKAYESFNDALLQSTSTTYYGFGEETATAIEAINVAVEEDFPARARDIERILAPGLARIAKEHPDAVSEVRGAGALWGVFLNAPRALDAVAKLAPAGLARDPQFGTKLVTCAVVNALYRDHDIYTYYTLNGKNPLVVGPPLVVDPVDVERFVDRLDQTLAQGLPRLVSRFVKEKVSSLW, from the coding sequence ATGACCTCGTTCGGCTTCGGCCGGGAGCTGGCCGACCACGCCCAGGGCGCCTACATCCACACCCGCGACGGGCGGGCCATCCTGGACTTCACCGGCGGGGTCGGGGTGCTCAGCCACGGCCACAACCACCCGCGCATCCTCGCCGCCCGCCAGCGCTTCCAGGCCCGGCAGCGGATGGAGGTCCACAAGACCTACTTCTCGCCGTACCTGGCCGCGCTCTCACACAACCTGGCCGAGGTGCTCCCCGGCGACCTGGACATGTCGTTCCTGCCGAACTCCGGCGCGGAGGCGGTCGAGGGCGCGGTCAAGCTGGCCTACAAGTACCACGGCGGCCGGCGCAACACGATCCTGCGCAGCGACATCAGCTTCCACGGCAAGCTGCTCGGCTCGGGCAGCCTGACCGGCAGCGCCCAGAACCACTTCGCCTTCCCCGGCATCCCGGGCGTGGTCAGCTTCGGCTACGACGACCTGGCCTCGGTCCGGGCGGCGGTGGACGCCAGCCGGGACCGGCGGGGCCGAAGCGACGTGTACGCCCTGCTGATCGAGCCGTTCAGCGCCTCGACGATGCGGTGGTGCTCGGAGGAGTTCCTGCGCGGGGTGCGGGAGCTGTGCACCCGGGAGGAGATCGTCCTGATCTTCGACGAGATCTACACCGGGTGGGGCAAGACCGGCTCGATGTTCTACTTCATGCGCTACCCGGGGCTGATCCCGGACGTGGTGACCACCTCGAAGTCCTTCGGCGGCGGCAAGTCCTCGATCTCGGCGTACGTGGCCCGTCGGCCGATCTTCCACAAGGCGTACGAGAGCTTCAACGACGCCCTGTTGCAGAGCACCAGCACCACCTACTACGGCTTCGGCGAGGAGACCGCCACCGCGATCGAGGCGATCAACGTGGCGGTGGAGGAGGACTTCCCGGCCCGGGCGCGCGACATCGAACGGATTCTCGCCCCGGGGCTGGCCCGGATCGCCAAGGAGCACCCCGACGCGGTCTCCGAGGTACGCGGCGCGGGTGCGCTGTGGGGGGTCTTCCTCAACGCCCCGCGCGCCCTGGACGCCGTCGCCAAGCTCGCCCCGGCCGGCCTGGCCCGCGATCCCCAGTTCGGGACGAAGCTGGTCACCTGCGCGGTCGTCAACGCCCTCTACCGGGACCACGACATATACACGTACTACACGCTCAACGGAAAGAATCCGCTGGTGGTGGGTCCCCCACTGGTCGTCGACCCGGTCGACGTGGAGCGCTTCGTCGACCGGCTCGACCAGACCCTCGCCCAGGGCCTGCCCCGGCTGGTCTCCCGTTTCGTCAAGGAGAAGGTGTCGTCGCTGTGGTGA
- a CDS encoding UbiA family prenyltransferase — MTYSVNGLDRYFRVDGPVRPAVPALAAIAQGGGQVVASWREARPVVQVIFQLRFFAGAAVAAPHAVVTRPGALLLGSLAWLCATWFVYLLNGLNDQVEDRRNGSHRPLATGALPTAAARRIAVGLAAAALLLGAAVSLRLAGLVAVMLLLGWLYSAGPRPQKGNMLGFVLVVAAGGVVTYLAGSAAAGGLFEPELVVLMLAMSMWMALAGTTKDLSDVAGDRAAGRRTLPVLLGDHGARRLMAALVALAGGVLLIGALLVTPTLAAPAAVLTVGATAVVGCLLAGTGATDRRRQRRPYRIFMVSQYAVHLTVLSQFVN, encoded by the coding sequence ATGACCTACTCGGTGAATGGGCTCGACCGGTACTTCCGGGTCGACGGCCCGGTCCGGCCGGCGGTGCCGGCGTTGGCAGCCATCGCCCAGGGCGGTGGCCAGGTGGTGGCGAGTTGGCGGGAGGCCCGCCCGGTCGTCCAGGTCATCTTCCAGTTGCGGTTCTTCGCCGGTGCCGCGGTGGCCGCTCCGCACGCCGTGGTGACCCGCCCCGGGGCGCTGCTGCTGGGCTCGCTCGCCTGGCTCTGCGCGACCTGGTTCGTCTATCTGCTCAACGGGCTGAACGACCAGGTCGAGGACCGGCGCAACGGTTCGCACCGGCCGTTGGCCACCGGGGCGCTGCCGACCGCCGCCGCCCGTCGGATCGCGGTCGGGCTGGCCGCCGCCGCGCTGCTGCTGGGCGCGGCGGTGTCGCTGCGGCTGGCCGGCCTGGTCGCGGTGATGCTGCTGCTCGGTTGGCTGTACTCGGCCGGTCCGCGCCCGCAGAAGGGCAACATGCTCGGCTTCGTCCTGGTCGTCGCCGCCGGTGGGGTGGTCACCTACCTGGCCGGCAGCGCGGCGGCGGGCGGCCTGTTCGAGCCGGAGCTGGTGGTGCTGATGCTGGCCATGTCGATGTGGATGGCGCTGGCCGGCACCACCAAGGACCTCTCCGACGTCGCCGGTGACCGGGCGGCCGGCCGGCGTACCCTGCCGGTGCTGCTCGGCGACCACGGGGCCCGCCGGCTGATGGCCGCGCTGGTCGCACTGGCCGGCGGGGTGCTGCTGATCGGCGCGCTGCTGGTGACCCCGACGCTGGCCGCGCCGGCGGCCGTGCTCACCGTCGGCGCGACGGCGGTGGTCGGCTGCCTGCTGGCCGGCACCGGGGCGACCGATCGGCGGCGGCAGCGCCGCCCGTACCGGATCTTCATGGTCAGCCAGTACGCCGTTCACCTGACGGTGCTGAGCCAGTTCGTCAACTGA
- a CDS encoding sensor histidine kinase encodes MSSTAREIVAAFQDSLRRQGNELVTGPEVVAQLAIQVQSVLDDIEARLSGADATSVELVGESRLFNVDIGADRARRGIHPVQSLRAATTLFEVMLRILTRDLPPTDSAAALRLSRALHEAIMARVALASLSYVGFLMEKLQASRQEERTRIARELHDRVLHEMGLTLHRLDLHRHYADRDPAQARAKVDAAIESLDEALRTVRTLSAELRRSVGEYGLERTLRAYLEANAPTSVQFSVTTTGDVKALPPDVSEELYLIMREAARNALRHADPGRLELSIDVGDDAVAAAVVDDGAGFDTGDPDRARGGLPSMYERALLLHGVLTLTSAPGSGTRVEVRIPFSEAGL; translated from the coding sequence TTGTCCTCAACGGCACGGGAAATTGTCGCCGCTTTCCAGGATTCGCTCCGTCGGCAGGGCAACGAGCTGGTCACCGGCCCCGAGGTCGTGGCGCAGCTCGCGATCCAGGTCCAGTCGGTGCTCGACGACATCGAGGCCCGCCTCTCCGGTGCCGACGCGACCTCGGTGGAGCTGGTAGGTGAGTCCCGACTCTTCAACGTCGACATCGGCGCCGACCGGGCCCGCCGGGGCATCCACCCGGTGCAGTCGCTGCGCGCGGCGACCACCCTCTTCGAGGTCATGCTGCGGATCCTCACCCGCGACCTGCCTCCCACCGACAGCGCCGCCGCGCTCCGGCTCAGCCGGGCGCTGCACGAGGCCATCATGGCCCGGGTCGCGTTGGCCTCACTGTCCTATGTGGGGTTTCTGATGGAGAAGCTCCAGGCCTCCCGGCAGGAGGAACGGACCCGGATCGCCCGGGAGCTGCACGACCGGGTGCTGCACGAGATGGGCCTGACCCTGCACCGGCTGGACCTGCACCGGCACTACGCCGACCGCGATCCGGCGCAGGCCCGGGCGAAGGTCGACGCGGCCATCGAGTCGCTGGACGAGGCGCTGCGCACGGTGCGGACCCTCTCCGCCGAGCTGCGCCGCTCGGTCGGCGAGTACGGCCTGGAGCGCACCCTGCGTGCCTACCTGGAGGCCAACGCGCCGACATCGGTGCAGTTCTCGGTGACCACCACCGGCGACGTCAAGGCGCTCCCGCCCGACGTGTCGGAGGAGCTCTATCTGATCATGCGGGAGGCGGCCCGTAACGCGTTGCGGCACGCCGACCCCGGCCGGCTGGAGCTCTCCATCGACGTGGGTGACGACGCGGTCGCCGCCGCGGTGGTCGACGACGGGGCCGGGTTCGACACCGGTGACCCCGACCGGGCCCGGGGCGGCCTGCCCTCGATGTACGAACGGGCGCTGTTGTTGCACGGCGTCCTGACCCTGACCAGTGCGCCCGGCAGCGGTACCCGCGTCGAGGTGCGAATCCCGTTCTCCGAGGCAGGGCTGTGA
- a CDS encoding UbiA prenyltransferase family protein: protein MTVLVDPPTLGGSTLTNPVSRTGAVGVTGATAARTAVTGATTDRTPLRDLVTLIRPHQWAKNLLVVPLVLIDSPRLGLDLLGRVAWAVLLFIMVSALVYVWNDVYDRHRDRAHPTKRHRPVASGRVSVPAAYTFGGLIGVALVAAVSFGPAFPWWPLAVYLALNVAYSRGLKHVPLLDVLVVAGGFLLRITQGYLAAQVAVSSWLLISVFALCLLLILGKRRHEMAVGGSSHRPALAGYSVQYLDLLIVLCAAVTVSGFLGHVQATVPTPYQALALVGSMPFAMFAMARYLQVVVVDGDGGEPTRVLLRDRAMLVNSLLWGVLLGGTLLVSQYPAVLDLVP from the coding sequence GTGACTGTCCTCGTCGATCCGCCCACCCTCGGCGGGTCCACCCTGACCAACCCCGTCAGCCGTACCGGTGCCGTCGGTGTCACCGGAGCCACCGCCGCCCGCACCGCGGTCACCGGCGCGACCACCGACCGGACGCCGCTGCGCGACCTGGTCACCCTGATCCGGCCGCACCAGTGGGCGAAGAACCTGCTGGTGGTGCCGCTGGTGCTGATCGACAGCCCCCGGCTCGGCCTCGACCTGCTCGGCCGGGTGGCCTGGGCGGTGCTGCTGTTCATCATGGTCAGCGCCCTGGTGTACGTCTGGAACGACGTCTACGACCGGCACCGCGACCGGGCCCACCCCACCAAACGGCACCGGCCGGTCGCCTCCGGCCGGGTGAGCGTGCCGGCGGCGTACACCTTCGGTGGTCTGATCGGCGTCGCGCTGGTCGCGGCGGTGTCCTTCGGGCCGGCGTTCCCGTGGTGGCCGTTGGCGGTGTACCTGGCGCTCAACGTGGCCTACAGCCGGGGCCTGAAGCACGTGCCCCTGCTGGACGTGCTGGTGGTCGCCGGCGGGTTCCTGCTGCGCATCACGCAGGGGTACCTGGCCGCTCAGGTGGCCGTCTCCAGCTGGCTGCTGATCTCCGTGTTCGCCCTCTGCCTGCTGCTCATCCTGGGCAAGCGGCGACACGAGATGGCCGTCGGTGGCAGCTCCCACCGGCCCGCGCTGGCCGGCTACTCGGTGCAGTACCTCGATCTGCTGATCGTGCTCTGCGCCGCGGTGACCGTCAGCGGGTTCCTCGGCCACGTGCAGGCCACCGTTCCCACCCCGTACCAGGCGTTGGCGCTGGTCGGCTCGATGCCGTTCGCGATGTTCGCGATGGCCCGCTACCTCCAGGTCGTCGTGGTCGACGGCGACGGCGGCGAACCGACCCGGGTGCTGCTGCGGGACCGGGCCATGCTCGTCAACTCGCTGCTCTGGGGCGTACTGCTCGGCGGCACCCTGCTGGTCAGCCAGTACCCGGCCGTACTCGATCTCGTTCCCTGA
- a CDS encoding glycosyltransferase family 2 protein: MAADEQTVSVIVPNYNYEKTLGACLDAVFAQTHRPYEVIVVDDGSTDRSREIAARYPCRIVAGGGNKGVSAARNIGAREATGEILFFVDSDVALRPDAIANALAVLAADPECGCVHGTYDTRPLYDDGPIEHYKVLHAHWWRRRSVGRVSTAVFALAAVRRSVFAAAGRFHEGLRDAEDVEYSDRLVRVAGIRLTDTVVGRHDDCAGFRAMLREQYRRSLPLAAFAGSHRMRAGSVAVNPALGVLVAPLVLLSLPLGLVHPALWAVPVVCFGLFLLADPGLLPFVRRERGSAFLAYFVGVHLVAQLAIVAGAAVGLLTRLRGTATPQPLSLAEARR; this comes from the coding sequence ATGGCCGCTGATGAGCAGACGGTGTCGGTGATCGTGCCGAACTACAACTACGAGAAAACGCTCGGCGCGTGCCTGGACGCCGTGTTCGCCCAGACGCACCGGCCGTACGAGGTGATCGTCGTCGACGACGGCTCCACCGACCGGTCGAGGGAGATCGCGGCGCGCTACCCGTGCCGGATCGTCGCCGGCGGCGGCAACAAGGGCGTGTCGGCGGCCCGCAACATCGGCGCCCGGGAGGCGACCGGCGAGATCCTCTTCTTCGTCGACTCCGACGTGGCGTTGCGCCCCGACGCGATCGCCAACGCGCTGGCGGTGCTGGCGGCCGACCCGGAGTGCGGCTGCGTGCACGGCACCTACGACACCCGGCCGCTGTACGACGACGGGCCGATCGAGCACTACAAGGTCCTGCACGCGCACTGGTGGCGGCGGCGCAGCGTCGGCCGGGTCAGCACCGCCGTCTTCGCGCTGGCCGCGGTGCGCCGCTCGGTGTTCGCCGCGGCCGGCCGGTTCCACGAGGGACTGCGCGACGCCGAGGACGTCGAGTACAGCGACCGGCTGGTGCGGGTGGCCGGGATCCGGCTCACCGACACGGTGGTCGGCCGGCACGACGACTGCGCCGGGTTCCGCGCGATGCTGCGGGAGCAGTACCGCCGGTCGCTGCCGCTGGCGGCGTTCGCCGGGTCGCACCGGATGCGCGCCGGCAGTGTCGCGGTCAATCCCGCCCTGGGTGTGCTGGTCGCCCCGTTGGTGCTGCTCAGCCTGCCGTTGGGGCTGGTGCACCCGGCGCTCTGGGCGGTACCGGTGGTCTGCTTCGGGCTGTTCCTGCTGGCCGACCCGGGGCTGCTGCCCTTCGTCCGTCGCGAGCGCGGGTCGGCCTTCCTGGCGTACTTCGTCGGCGTGCACCTGGTCGCCCAGCTGGCCATCGTGGCCGGCGCGGCGGTCGGTCTGCTCACCCGGTTGCGCGGCACGGCCACGCCGCAGCCGCTGAGCCTGGCCGAGGCCCGCCGATGA
- a CDS encoding NAD-dependent epimerase/dehydratase family protein has product MNNVSAKTVVVTGGSGMLGGHLVQALADDGWRVRSLDVRQPIEPVPGVDYLVADVRDTAGVGAAVAGADAVVHTAAALPSYPEDEIRSIIVGGTETVLAAAERAGAERVVHVSSTAVYGLPKVVPTTERYPREPVDPYSRAKAGAEEVAERFRERGLLVPMLRPKTFLGPGRMGLFSMLFEWAEEGRNFPVLGRGDVRIQMLAIDDLVDAVRTVLRAPDTVANDTFNIAADRFGTIREDFQAVLDAAGHGKRVVSVPARPAVAALELLQRLKLSPVYGRLIHKLLADSYVSVEKARDVLGWTPRLSNQDAILRTYRWWQSSHRTAAPTSAGRTSRDPWKQGALGLAKAVF; this is encoded by the coding sequence GTGAACAACGTGAGTGCCAAGACGGTGGTGGTGACCGGCGGCAGCGGAATGCTGGGCGGGCACCTGGTCCAGGCCCTGGCCGACGACGGCTGGCGGGTGCGCAGCCTGGACGTGCGGCAGCCGATCGAGCCGGTACCCGGCGTCGACTACCTGGTCGCCGACGTGCGGGACACCGCCGGGGTGGGCGCCGCCGTGGCCGGCGCGGACGCGGTGGTGCACACCGCCGCGGCCCTGCCCAGCTACCCCGAGGACGAGATCCGCTCGATCATCGTCGGCGGCACCGAGACGGTGCTGGCCGCCGCCGAACGCGCCGGCGCAGAACGGGTCGTGCACGTCTCCTCGACCGCGGTGTACGGGCTGCCGAAGGTGGTCCCGACCACCGAGCGGTACCCGCGCGAGCCGGTCGACCCGTACAGCCGGGCCAAGGCGGGCGCGGAGGAGGTGGCCGAGCGGTTCCGCGAGCGTGGGCTGCTGGTGCCGATGCTGCGGCCGAAGACGTTCCTCGGTCCCGGCCGGATGGGGCTCTTCTCGATGCTGTTCGAGTGGGCCGAGGAGGGCCGCAACTTCCCGGTGCTGGGCCGGGGCGACGTCCGGATCCAGATGCTGGCCATCGACGACCTGGTGGACGCGGTACGCACCGTGCTGCGCGCGCCGGACACCGTCGCCAACGACACGTTCAACATCGCCGCAGACCGGTTCGGCACCATCCGGGAGGACTTCCAGGCGGTGCTGGACGCCGCCGGCCACGGCAAACGGGTGGTCTCCGTACCGGCCCGGCCCGCCGTCGCCGCCCTGGAGCTGCTGCAACGGCTGAAGCTCTCGCCGGTGTACGGGCGGCTGATCCACAAGCTGCTGGCCGACTCGTACGTGAGCGTGGAGAAGGCCCGCGACGTGCTCGGCTGGACGCCTCGACTGTCCAATCAGGACGCCATCCTGCGCACCTACCGCTGGTGGCAGAGCAGCCACCGCACCGCCGCACCGACCTCGGCCGGCCGGACCAGCCGGGACCCCTGGAAGCAGGGCGCTCTCGGACTGGCCAAGGCCGTCTTCTGA